In Armatimonadota bacterium, the following proteins share a genomic window:
- a CDS encoding fibronectin type III domain-containing protein, whose protein sequence is MGRVVPKSIVGRIDFFAARGQEWLASAAEIGLSPELAQRVADLAQEAQQAFDLQRAQEQAARAATLALNAKVAELMRVGSGAMQTIRSHAEVVEDPGVLATASLPAKRRWSRIGPPPAPQSVSCRLMSNGSVEVTWKGRFPAGTFFEVQRALGDSVAFVPVGTIGGKRYVDGTLPFGVTSATYRVIARRGGGLQAASTPVSIRFGVLPRHELSLAA, encoded by the coding sequence ATGGGACGGGTGGTACCGAAGAGCATCGTCGGGCGCATCGACTTCTTCGCCGCGCGCGGGCAGGAGTGGCTCGCATCGGCGGCTGAGATCGGCCTGAGCCCCGAGCTGGCGCAGCGCGTGGCCGACCTCGCGCAGGAAGCCCAACAGGCCTTCGACCTTCAGCGAGCCCAAGAACAGGCCGCGCGCGCCGCGACCCTCGCGCTCAACGCCAAGGTCGCCGAACTCATGCGCGTGGGTTCGGGCGCGATGCAGACCATCCGCAGCCATGCCGAGGTTGTGGAGGACCCGGGAGTGCTGGCTACCGCCTCGCTGCCCGCCAAACGACGCTGGAGCCGCATCGGCCCGCCGCCCGCGCCGCAGAGCGTGAGCTGCCGCCTGATGTCCAACGGCTCGGTGGAAGTGACCTGGAAGGGCCGCTTCCCTGCCGGCACGTTCTTCGAGGTCCAGCGAGCGCTTGGGGATTCCGTGGCGTTTGTCCCGGTAGGCACGATCGGCGGCAAGCGCTATGTGGACGGGACGCTGCCTTTCGGTGTCACCTCGGCCACCTACCGCGTGATCGCCAGGCGTGGCGGCGGGCTCCAAGCGGCATCGACGCCGGTTTCGATTCGGTTTGGGGTCCTTCCGAGGCACGAATTGTCGCTCGCCGCATGA